The following proteins are encoded in a genomic region of Saccharopolyspora antimicrobica:
- a CDS encoding benzoate/H(+) symporter BenE family transporter translates to MQLRQRLPTASASTLVAGGITTLVGVVSSAALVFQAARALGAGPAEIASWILALGVGIGVTSIALSLRYRAPVVLAWSTPGAALLATSGHGVSMSEAVGAFLLAAALTVVVGLTGWFERAVDLIPASIAAALLGGVLLQFGIGVFTTMQDQFWLVAAMLAGYLLGKRLQPRYAVLIALVVGVALAGAQGSLRLGGVEIALAAPVWVWPSWSLHTTISIAIPLFVITMTSQNLPGVVTLRTHGYSTPVSPLLSWTGAVNVVLAPLGCFGINLAAITAALCMGRDAHEDPAQRYKASIASGVCYVLLGIFGATLGSLIAAFPLALITALAGIGLLDTIGGSLAKATEDADSRTAALIAFLVTASGLTVFGIASVFWGLVAGVAAHLITRRRS, encoded by the coding sequence GTGCAGTTGCGTCAACGGCTCCCCACCGCCTCGGCATCCACTCTGGTCGCCGGTGGAATCACGACGCTGGTCGGGGTGGTCAGTTCAGCGGCCCTCGTCTTCCAGGCCGCTCGTGCGCTCGGCGCCGGGCCCGCCGAGATCGCCTCCTGGATCCTCGCGCTGGGCGTGGGCATCGGCGTCACCTCGATCGCGCTGTCGCTGCGCTACCGGGCTCCCGTCGTGCTCGCCTGGTCGACGCCCGGCGCCGCCCTGCTGGCCACGAGTGGTCACGGCGTTTCGATGTCCGAGGCCGTGGGCGCGTTCCTGCTGGCCGCCGCGCTGACCGTCGTGGTCGGGCTGACCGGTTGGTTCGAGCGCGCGGTGGACCTGATCCCCGCCTCGATCGCCGCTGCCCTGCTCGGCGGGGTGCTGCTGCAGTTCGGCATCGGCGTGTTCACCACCATGCAGGACCAGTTCTGGCTGGTCGCGGCGATGCTGGCGGGCTACCTGCTCGGCAAGCGCCTGCAGCCGCGCTACGCGGTGCTCATCGCGCTGGTGGTGGGCGTCGCGCTCGCCGGCGCGCAGGGTTCGTTGCGGCTGGGCGGCGTCGAGATCGCGCTGGCCGCTCCGGTGTGGGTGTGGCCGAGCTGGTCGCTGCACACCACGATCAGCATCGCGATCCCGCTGTTCGTCATCACCATGACCTCGCAGAACCTGCCCGGCGTCGTCACGCTGCGGACGCACGGCTACTCGACTCCGGTGTCACCGCTGCTGTCCTGGACCGGCGCGGTGAACGTGGTGCTCGCGCCGCTGGGCTGCTTCGGCATCAACCTGGCCGCGATCACCGCCGCGCTGTGCATGGGCCGCGACGCCCACGAAGATCCGGCGCAGCGCTACAAGGCGAGCATCGCCTCCGGTGTCTGCTACGTCCTGCTGGGGATCTTCGGCGCGACGCTGGGCAGTCTCATCGCGGCCTTCCCGCTGGCGCTGATCACCGCGCTGGCCGGGATCGGGCTGCTCGACACCATCGGCGGTTCGCTGGCCAAGGCCACCGAGGACGCCGACAGCCGCACCGCGGCGCTGATCGCGTTCCTGGTGACGGCATCGGGATTGACGGTGTTCGGCATCGCTTCGGTGTTCTGGGGCCTTGTCGCCGGTGTGGCCGCGCACCTGATCACGCGGCGGCGGAGCTGA
- a CDS encoding WXG100 family type VII secretion target: protein MSGYADTQDPAAVLNAAAENRPGLQSTKELIEAAGWKLQSVNWVYEKVTGENLVDSLIKPLLGDFEKIDENAAAWNNIAKALDAVRNNLNAGLQELEPHWEGEAAQNFEKHISVVWTVGIEADSQVAKLIGDRFQNTADTCRMMCNTAMSLLDILIGLLMDAAIKAAFPPAWATVVLMVKNAIDIVDAIRRIIIQVQQIIEGVKSMIDGIVGMGTALMKIKDVNNVNDAMNVLDETQDAKQKLDDGKKAVKTGAVGAVMAGAGGAWAARGLSKGAGSMRSGGTTGTGGTGEGA, encoded by the coding sequence GTGAGCGGATACGCCGACACCCAGGATCCCGCCGCGGTGCTCAACGCCGCTGCCGAGAACCGGCCCGGACTGCAGTCCACCAAGGAGCTCATCGAGGCCGCGGGCTGGAAGCTGCAGAGCGTCAACTGGGTCTACGAGAAGGTCACCGGCGAGAACCTCGTCGACTCGTTGATCAAGCCGCTGCTGGGAGACTTCGAGAAGATCGACGAGAACGCGGCTGCCTGGAACAACATCGCCAAGGCGCTCGACGCGGTGCGCAACAACCTCAACGCCGGGCTCCAGGAGCTGGAGCCGCACTGGGAGGGCGAGGCCGCGCAGAACTTCGAGAAGCACATCAGCGTGGTGTGGACGGTCGGCATCGAGGCGGATTCGCAGGTCGCCAAGCTGATCGGCGACCGGTTCCAGAACACCGCCGACACCTGCCGGATGATGTGCAACACCGCGATGTCCCTGCTGGACATCCTGATCGGCCTGCTGATGGACGCCGCGATCAAGGCCGCTTTCCCGCCCGCCTGGGCCACCGTCGTGCTGATGGTCAAGAATGCCATCGACATCGTCGACGCGATCCGGCGGATCATCATCCAGGTCCAGCAGATCATCGAGGGCGTCAAGTCGATGATCGACGGCATCGTGGGCATGGGAACGGCGTTGATGAAGATCAAGGACGTCAACAACGTCAACGACGCCATGAACGTCCTCGACGAGACCCAGGACGCCAAGCAGAAGTTGGACGACGGCAAGAAGGCGGTCAAGACCGGTGCCGTCGGCGCGGTGATGGCCGGTGCCGGTGGCGCGTGGGCCGCACGGGGCCTCAGCAAGGGCGCCGGCTCGATGCGGTCCGGCGGAACCACTGGAACCGGGGGAACCGGTGAAGGTGCCTGA